The segment GGGAACACGGAAATGATGATGATCAGGATCAAAGCCAGCCACGCGAGCAGACGACCAAATGAGAACGGTTTGCGGGGGCGGTGGTGGGCAGCAGGTACGGTGGTCATGGGGTTCTCCTGGGGTCACTCGAGGTCAGATTCGTTGGCGCGCAGCAGACGCATCTGCAGGAGGGTGAACACCACCAGAATCGCGAAGAGAACCATGCTCATCGCTGTGGCGTAGCCCATTCGGAAGAAGCTGAAGGCATTCTGGTAGATGTAGTACACCAGCACCTTGGTGGCGTCGGCCGGGCCGCCCTGAGTCGTGACCGCCACCGTGTCAAAAATCTGGAACGATCCGATCACGGACGTCACCAGCACAAACACCATCACGGGACGGAGCAGCGGGAGGGTAATGCGGCGAAAGGTCGTCCATTCACTCGCTCCATCAATCGCGGAAGCCTCATACACTGTGCGGGGAATGGCCTGAAGCCCGGCGTAGAAAAGCAGTGCGTTAAACCCCATATGCTTCCAGACGTTCACGAAGGCGATGGTGGGCAGGGCCTGCTCTGCTGACGTAAAGAAGGACTGCTTGCCAAGGGGCGTGGTGTCCAACCACTGGTTCACGATGCCCAGGAACGGGT is part of the Deinococcus sp. QL22 genome and harbors:
- a CDS encoding carbohydrate ABC transporter permease, giving the protein MSTRLDAVPLQATAPPRRLSPQALAGYLFILPALIGFVVFYLYPALRGIQISFTDWNLLSEPTGVGMANYQEVIRDPKFWSALGITVKYVLWNIPVQTLLSLGLAVAMDRLVKSMFIKGLLILPYLLSSVVVAMIFLWLLDPFLGIVNQWLDTTPLGKQSFFTSAEQALPTIAFVNVWKHMGFNALLFYAGLQAIPRTVYEASAIDGASEWTTFRRITLPLLRPVMVFVLVTSVIGSFQIFDTVAVTTQGGPADATKVLVYYIYQNAFSFFRMGYATAMSMVLFAILVVFTLLQMRLLRANESDLE